In one Streptomyces sp. NBC_00597 genomic region, the following are encoded:
- a CDS encoding serine/threonine-protein kinase: MRELIDDRYELDELLGRGGFGEVWRAKDSRVGRWVAVKIGYPQTYEDTRRFEQEARLAGNLAHPNIATLHDFGRTERAGRSAVFLVMELLQGRSLDGVLADGVPPLADALDWTMQVAAALGAAHDAGVVHRDVKPANVMVTEGSRLAKVLDFGIAKAQDGPGTELTATGMVIGSFPYMAPERWTGGANGVPVDGRADLYALGCVLMELLTGSRPFPAGQMHELLALHLTAAPPAPSSLRAGLPAALDPLVLDLLAKDPRHRPANAREVSRRLAEIARGERDGPGRPADPRVAVRSPERDAAAASWPPLPAYAPTVHTPAGDPVRVMLGQRLTRLLEDAPAGLTDRLGMLVADLTEELGASDPLTVRAAYHRAVSVRGQSPTDLERILPRMMRVLGLADPDTITARAVYVGEAAAHGPGDGRRHEGELREIIEQAGRVLGPGDPVTLVARYHLAGALHRGARDRDGQWDPRTPERAESERAWLGPLLPDLERALPAGSPVLLDIRRRLAHDAWLVGDFAAAAPLYLRLFPDLEELAEHGDPEVGYRVLRSIGEAGDPALALAHINPLLHRLPLLFGNTHWLAQELSDTRADFRRALREQRRASGDGGLSRLFGR; encoded by the coding sequence GTGCGGGAACTGATCGACGACCGGTACGAGCTCGACGAGTTGCTCGGCCGGGGCGGATTCGGCGAGGTCTGGCGGGCCAAGGACAGCCGAGTGGGCCGCTGGGTCGCAGTCAAGATCGGCTATCCGCAGACGTACGAGGACACGCGCCGCTTCGAGCAGGAGGCGAGGCTCGCCGGGAACCTCGCGCACCCCAACATCGCCACCCTCCACGATTTCGGCCGCACCGAACGCGCCGGGCGCAGCGCGGTCTTCCTCGTCATGGAGTTGCTGCAGGGCCGGAGCCTGGACGGCGTCCTGGCCGACGGCGTGCCACCGCTCGCCGACGCGCTGGACTGGACGATGCAGGTGGCGGCCGCGCTCGGGGCCGCGCACGACGCGGGAGTCGTCCACCGGGACGTCAAACCGGCCAACGTGATGGTCACGGAGGGAAGCCGGCTCGCGAAGGTCCTCGACTTCGGCATCGCCAAGGCCCAGGACGGTCCCGGGACGGAGCTGACGGCGACGGGCATGGTCATCGGCTCGTTCCCGTACATGGCCCCGGAACGCTGGACCGGCGGCGCCAACGGGGTTCCCGTCGACGGGCGGGCCGACCTGTACGCCCTCGGCTGCGTCCTCATGGAGCTGCTCACCGGCTCGCGGCCCTTCCCCGCCGGGCAGATGCACGAACTCCTGGCCCTGCACCTCACGGCCGCGCCGCCCGCGCCGAGCTCCCTGCGGGCGGGGCTGCCGGCCGCACTCGACCCCCTCGTACTGGACCTGCTCGCGAAGGACCCCCGCCACCGTCCCGCGAACGCCCGCGAGGTGAGCCGGCGGCTGGCGGAGATCGCCCGGGGCGAACGGGACGGCCCCGGCCGTCCCGCCGACCCCCGCGTGGCGGTGCGGTCGCCGGAGCGGGACGCGGCAGCGGCGTCCTGGCCGCCGCTGCCGGCCTACGCCCCCACCGTGCACACCCCGGCCGGGGATCCCGTCCGGGTGATGCTGGGCCAACGGCTGACCCGCCTGCTGGAGGACGCCCCGGCCGGCCTCACGGATCGGCTGGGCATGCTGGTCGCCGATCTGACGGAGGAGCTCGGTGCGAGCGACCCGTTGACGGTGCGGGCCGCCTACCACCGGGCCGTGAGCGTGCGCGGGCAGTCCCCCACCGACCTGGAGCGGATCCTGCCCCGCATGATGCGGGTCCTCGGGCTGGCGGACCCCGACACGATCACCGCCCGTGCCGTGTACGTCGGCGAAGCCGCGGCCCACGGCCCCGGCGACGGCCGCCGCCACGAGGGCGAGCTGCGCGAGATCATCGAGCAGGCGGGCCGGGTGCTCGGTCCCGGCGATCCGGTGACGCTGGTCGCCCGGTACCACCTGGCCGGTGCGCTCCACCGCGGTGCGCGCGACCGCGACGGCCAGTGGGACCCGCGCACGCCCGAGCGGGCGGAGAGCGAACGCGCCTGGCTGGGGCCGCTGTTGCCCGACCTGGAACGCGCGCTGCCGGCCGGCAGTCCGGTCCTGCTCGACATCCGGCGTCGCCTCGCGCACGACGCCTGGCTGGTCGGTGATTTCGCCGCCGCGGCGCCCCTGTACCTGAGGCTCTTCCCCGACCTCGAAGAACTCGCGGAACACGGCGATCCGGAGGTGGGCTACCGCGTGCTGCGCAGCATCGGCGAGGCGGGGGATCCCGCACTGGCCCTGGCGCACATCAATCCGCTGCTGCACCGCCTCCCCCTGCTCTTCGGGAACACCCACTGGCTGGCCCAGGAGCTCTCCGACACCCGGGCGGACTTCCGGCGGGCCCTGCGCGAGCAGCGACGGGCGAGCGGGGACGGCGGCCTGTCCCGGCTGTTCGGCCGCTGA
- a CDS encoding class I SAM-dependent methyltransferase, with translation MAPATPKPETLAAFEAAKGFMPVREGLALYEAAAGAAALGLPLLEVGTYCGRSTILLADAAREAGVAAITVDHHRGSEEQQPGWEYHDPTVVDPEVGLMDTLPTFRRTLHKAGLEDHVIAIVGRSPQVAAAWGGGLGFVFIDGGHTDEHASGDYEGWAPHVAEGGTLVIHDVFPDPADGGQAPYRIYLRALASGAFEEVSVTDSLRVLRRIAPGI, from the coding sequence ATGGCCCCCGCCACCCCCAAGCCGGAGACCCTCGCCGCCTTCGAGGCAGCCAAGGGGTTCATGCCCGTACGCGAAGGCCTCGCCCTGTACGAGGCCGCCGCCGGGGCGGCGGCGCTGGGCCTGCCGCTGCTGGAGGTCGGCACGTACTGCGGGCGCTCCACGATCCTGCTGGCCGATGCCGCCCGCGAGGCCGGGGTGGCTGCGATCACGGTCGACCACCACCGGGGCAGCGAGGAGCAGCAGCCGGGCTGGGAGTACCACGACCCGACCGTCGTGGACCCGGAGGTCGGCCTGATGGACACCCTCCCGACCTTCCGCCGCACCCTCCACAAGGCGGGCCTGGAAGACCACGTCATCGCGATCGTGGGCCGCTCGCCGCAGGTCGCCGCGGCATGGGGCGGCGGGCTCGGATTCGTCTTCATCGACGGCGGCCACACCGACGAGCACGCCAGTGGCGACTACGAGGGCTGGGCCCCGCACGTCGCCGAGGGCGGCACGCTCGTCATCCACGACGTGTTCCCGGACCCGGCCGACGGCGGCCAGGCCCCGTACCGGATCTACCTGCGCGCCCTCGCCTCCGGTGCCTTCGAGGAGGTCTCGGTGACCGACTCCCTGCGGGTCCTGCGCCGCATCGCCCCGGGCATCTGA
- a CDS encoding N-acetylmuramoyl-L-alanine amidase: MRYDDSPPAPESASSVSPERRWFARRSGLAVGAALLAPTALAGWVLIQLTTGAGADDARPPRIVMPAGSASAATDATPKADPSPSKGPLAGRTVVIDPGHNTGNFKHTSEIDEKVDIGTNRKECDTTGTTTNSGYMEAEFTLDVSRRLRTVLEAKGLKVVLTHEADRAWGPCIDERARIGNGAAADAVVSVHADGVSEGNRGYHIILPAKVKGGAADTAPIVGPSRDLGERIASNFARTTGSAPANYLGSGTGLVVRDDLGGLNLSTRPKVFIECGNMRDAKDAALLTSPEWRQKAAQGIADGIVGFLGG, encoded by the coding sequence GTGCGCTACGACGACAGTCCCCCAGCCCCCGAGTCCGCCTCCTCGGTCAGCCCGGAGCGGCGGTGGTTCGCGCGCCGCTCCGGCCTCGCCGTCGGGGCGGCCCTGCTCGCCCCGACCGCCCTGGCGGGGTGGGTCCTCATCCAGCTGACGACCGGGGCGGGGGCGGACGACGCCCGCCCGCCGCGGATCGTGATGCCGGCCGGCTCCGCCTCCGCCGCCACCGACGCCACCCCGAAGGCCGACCCGAGCCCCTCCAAGGGCCCGCTCGCCGGCCGGACCGTGGTCATCGACCCCGGCCACAACACCGGCAACTTCAAGCACACCTCCGAGATCGACGAGAAGGTCGACATCGGCACCAACCGCAAGGAGTGCGACACCACCGGCACCACCACCAACTCGGGCTACATGGAAGCCGAGTTCACCCTCGACGTGTCCCGTCGGCTGCGTACCGTACTGGAGGCCAAGGGCCTCAAGGTGGTTCTCACCCACGAGGCCGACCGCGCCTGGGGCCCCTGCATCGACGAGCGCGCCCGCATCGGCAACGGGGCCGCCGCCGACGCCGTGGTCTCGGTCCACGCGGACGGCGTCTCCGAGGGCAACCGCGGCTACCACATCATCCTCCCGGCCAAGGTCAAGGGCGGTGCCGCGGACACCGCCCCGATCGTCGGCCCCTCGCGGGACCTGGGCGAGCGGATCGCCTCGAACTTCGCCCGGACCACCGGCTCCGCCCCCGCCAACTACCTCGGCAGCGGCACCGGATTGGTCGTCCGCGACGATCTGGGTGGACTCAATCTCTCTACCCGGCCCAAGGTGTTCATCGAATGCGGCAACATGCGTGACGCCAAGGACGCGGCGCTGCTGACGAGTCCGGAGTGGCGCCAGAAGGCGGCGCAGGGCATCGCGGACGGCATCGTCGGCTTCTTGGGCGGGTAG
- a CDS encoding IS30 family transposase, with the protein MQQGVSSREACRIVGINLRTGKRWRNGRAPSGRTGRALPLTAVAPSSGPSRFLREADRIHIADRLREKAAIRTIAAELGRSPSTVSREIRRNRHPGNGQYRPHAAQARADARRPRPKPGKIGQNPVLQDFVQDGLDLKWSPEQICESLRRTFPDRPEMHVVHETIYQALYVQGRGELRRELARALRLGRARRTPRRQAQQRQPRFTTPMVMISERPAEVEDRAVPGHWEGDLIIGKDNGSAIGTLVERATRYVMLLHLPDGRSAEHVRDALVETVQTLPAHLVRSLTWDQGSEMAAHGSFTDATDIPVYFCDPASPWQRGSNENTNGLLRQYFPKGTDLSVHGRDHLDAVAAQLNGRPRKTLGWETPAERLHKLLAA; encoded by the coding sequence ATGCAGCAAGGCGTGAGCAGTCGGGAAGCGTGCCGGATCGTCGGTATCAACCTCAGGACGGGGAAGCGGTGGCGTAACGGCCGCGCCCCGTCCGGCAGGACCGGAAGGGCGCTACCGCTCACAGCGGTAGCGCCCTCGTCCGGTCCTTCGCGCTTTCTGCGCGAGGCGGACCGGATCCACATCGCCGACCGGCTACGCGAGAAGGCAGCCATCCGTACGATCGCGGCCGAGCTGGGCCGCAGCCCGTCCACGGTCAGCCGGGAGATCCGCCGCAATCGGCACCCGGGTAACGGCCAGTACCGGCCGCACGCGGCCCAGGCCCGCGCCGACGCCCGCCGGCCCCGCCCCAAGCCGGGGAAGATCGGCCAGAACCCCGTGCTGCAGGACTTCGTCCAGGACGGCCTGGACCTGAAGTGGAGCCCGGAGCAGATCTGCGAGAGTCTGCGCCGGACTTTCCCCGACCGGCCGGAGATGCACGTGGTCCACGAAACGATCTACCAGGCCCTCTACGTCCAGGGCCGCGGCGAACTGCGCCGAGAGCTGGCCCGCGCCCTGCGTTTGGGACGCGCCCGCCGCACACCGCGCCGCCAGGCCCAGCAGCGCCAGCCCCGCTTCACCACCCCGATGGTCATGATCAGTGAACGCCCGGCCGAGGTCGAGGACCGGGCCGTGCCCGGCCACTGGGAAGGCGACCTGATCATCGGCAAAGACAACGGCTCCGCGATCGGCACCCTCGTCGAACGCGCCACCCGCTACGTGATGCTCCTGCACCTGCCCGACGGCCGCAGCGCGGAACACGTCCGCGACGCCCTCGTCGAGACGGTTCAGACGCTGCCCGCACACCTGGTGCGCTCGCTGACCTGGGATCAAGGCAGCGAAATGGCGGCGCACGGCTCGTTCACCGATGCCACCGACATCCCGGTCTACTTCTGCGACCCCGCCAGCCCTTGGCAGCGCGGCTCGAACGAGAACACCAACGGCCTGCTGCGGCAGTACTTCCCCAAGGGCACCGACCTGTCCGTCCACGGACGCGACCACCTCGACGCCGTCGCGGCCCAGCTCAACGGGCGCCCACGCAAAACGCTCGGCTGGGAGACCCCAGCCGAGCGCCTGCATAAACTACTTGCCGCCTGA
- a CDS encoding LLM class F420-dependent oxidoreductase → MRLGLALGYWGRGPDRAHLDLATEAEDLGYHSVWTAEAWGSDAFTPLTWIAAHTSRIRLGTAIAQMAARTPTATAMHALTLDHLSGGRMMLGLGLSGPQVVEGWYGRPFPASPLTATREYVDVVRQVLRREGPVTLDGRFHQHPYRGADASGIGKPLKPITHPLRADLPILLGAEGPKNIAQTTRIADGWLPLYWSPTRTDVYEASLTDLPEGFMIAPMARARVCDDVAEGLLPVKAMLGFYIGGMGHAARNFHADLMARMGYEKEARRIQELFLAGRKEEAVLAVPDAFADEISLIGPRERIAERLELWRGGPVTDLLLTAPDPHTLRVLAELNS, encoded by the coding sequence ATGCGCCTCGGACTCGCACTCGGCTACTGGGGCCGCGGCCCCGACCGCGCCCACCTCGACCTCGCCACCGAGGCCGAGGACCTCGGCTACCACTCGGTGTGGACCGCCGAGGCCTGGGGCTCGGACGCCTTCACCCCGCTGACCTGGATCGCCGCGCACACCTCACGGATCCGCCTCGGCACCGCCATCGCCCAGATGGCCGCCCGCACCCCCACCGCCACCGCCATGCACGCCCTCACCCTGGACCACCTCTCGGGCGGCCGGATGATGCTCGGCCTGGGCCTGTCCGGCCCGCAGGTCGTGGAGGGCTGGTACGGGCGCCCCTTCCCCGCGAGCCCTCTCACCGCGACCCGCGAGTACGTCGACGTCGTCCGCCAGGTGCTGCGCCGCGAGGGGCCCGTCACCCTCGACGGACGCTTCCACCAGCACCCGTACCGCGGCGCGGACGCCAGCGGCATCGGCAAACCGCTCAAGCCCATCACGCACCCGCTGCGCGCGGACCTGCCGATCCTGTTGGGCGCGGAAGGCCCGAAGAACATCGCCCAGACGACCCGGATCGCGGACGGCTGGCTGCCGCTGTACTGGTCGCCGACCCGCACCGACGTCTACGAGGCCTCCCTGACCGACCTGCCCGAGGGCTTCATGATCGCCCCGATGGCCCGGGCCAGGGTCTGCGACGACGTCGCCGAGGGCCTGCTGCCCGTCAAGGCCATGCTCGGCTTCTACATCGGCGGGATGGGTCATGCGGCCCGCAACTTCCACGCCGACCTGATGGCCCGGATGGGCTACGAGAAGGAGGCCCGTCGCATCCAGGAACTCTTCCTCGCCGGACGCAAGGAGGAGGCGGTCCTCGCCGTACCGGACGCCTTCGCCGACGAGATCTCCCTGATCGGCCCGCGCGAGCGGATCGCCGAACGCCTCGAACTGTGGCGGGGCGGCCCGGTCACCGACCTGCTCCTGACGGCCCCGGACCCGCACACCCTGCGCGTCCTCGCGGAGCTCAACAGCTAG
- a CDS encoding PKD domain-containing protein: MRPTGATVLLTAGLVTLLGVPAAVAADAPSTLYVDNDRAVTDCSDAGPGSLDLPYCTISAAAGAARPGQTVRIHTAKPYPEAVTIGRSGEPGKPIAFVADGPAAGDLVQIGQGQALRVDGASHVVLRGLRSSGGVQVSRSTDVELDRITSATAGAASLVVDSGSTDVRVTRSNLLAPARIEGGARDTVLSRNQIRGRITATVDAVEAPGTIVTNNTLYLGCDAAVSFRSNSSGSGAFNNLIYIGNPTSCVNPDPRSGILVGQSAAAGTRADYNLLAGFPADGVIAYKWADAGYATAAALQAATGQGAHDVLTPSAQGVGPVDGSPTIDSGDPTAPGVLPTDYNGYPTADDPRVPNTGKDGGFIDRGARETQDDLRSVRLEIAQNWAPVGTTVRAKAIADNTWPGTLTHHFDFGDGTAPVVTKTATAEHVYQAPCACTVKVTAVDSAGRKVYDQQPTKVTAAGPLTTALTGRAVFPTADAPREFVPPLSVEVDPRTTAAPWPVQRMDLDFGDGTKDVRDALDPVRHAYKQPGTYEVTVTLQDVKGATSTAERTVQVAYAPAGYVALDPFRALDTRTTNTPVQGGTATPITLPVVYTGSGPSHTAGASAAILNVTVTGATEDTHLSVWAAGQPRPVTSNVNVKAGGTSSNTVTVPIGADGKVSAQLNSGTAALIVDFVGYYQPNGGQRFSPLSPTRVVDTRTAGGALGGGQTRTVKVAGVSGIPADATAVALNLTGTGATENGHVIAYPDPARRPATSNLNLEPGKDKSNQAIVPVGPDGTITLYTNTGSTHLVLDAVGYYAKDAEALFTPVVPQRLADTRSTGKLAPGATTTVAGLPANTIGAALNVTATDTTGPGFLTVHGHGSTRPEASSLNTRTGETVPNHVTSPVGDGRISIWNSYGGSNHVITDLFGYFTRG; this comes from the coding sequence TTGCGTCCCACTGGTGCGACCGTCCTGCTGACCGCGGGTCTCGTCACCCTCCTCGGGGTCCCGGCCGCCGTCGCCGCCGACGCCCCGTCCACCCTCTACGTGGACAACGACCGCGCCGTGACCGACTGTTCCGATGCCGGGCCCGGTTCGCTCGACCTGCCGTACTGCACCATCTCGGCGGCGGCCGGGGCCGCACGGCCCGGCCAGACCGTGCGCATCCACACGGCCAAGCCGTATCCCGAAGCCGTCACCATCGGCCGCTCCGGCGAGCCGGGCAAGCCGATCGCCTTCGTCGCCGACGGGCCGGCGGCCGGTGACCTCGTACAGATCGGCCAGGGCCAGGCCCTCAGGGTCGACGGCGCCTCCCACGTGGTGCTGCGCGGGCTGCGCTCCTCCGGAGGGGTCCAGGTCAGCCGTTCCACCGACGTCGAGCTGGACCGGATCACCAGCGCCACGGCCGGCGCCGCCTCCCTCGTCGTGGACTCGGGCAGCACCGACGTGCGCGTGACCAGGAGCAACCTGCTCGCTCCGGCCCGGATCGAGGGCGGCGCCCGCGACACCGTGCTGAGCCGCAACCAGATCCGGGGCCGCATCACCGCGACGGTCGACGCGGTCGAGGCACCCGGCACCATCGTCACCAACAACACCCTCTACCTCGGCTGTGATGCGGCCGTCTCGTTCCGCAGCAACTCTTCCGGCTCCGGGGCGTTCAACAACCTGATCTACATCGGCAACCCCACCTCGTGCGTCAACCCCGATCCCCGCAGCGGCATCCTGGTGGGACAGAGCGCCGCGGCCGGCACCCGCGCCGACTACAACCTGCTGGCCGGCTTCCCGGCGGACGGGGTCATCGCCTACAAGTGGGCCGATGCCGGCTACGCCACCGCGGCGGCGTTGCAGGCCGCCACCGGACAGGGCGCGCACGACGTCCTGACCCCGTCGGCGCAGGGCGTGGGCCCCGTGGACGGCTCCCCCACCATCGACTCCGGCGACCCGACGGCGCCGGGCGTCCTGCCTACCGACTACAACGGGTACCCGACGGCGGACGACCCGCGCGTGCCCAACACGGGCAAGGACGGCGGCTTCATCGACCGCGGCGCCCGCGAGACCCAGGACGACCTGCGCAGCGTCCGGCTGGAGATCGCCCAGAACTGGGCTCCGGTCGGTACCACGGTCCGGGCGAAGGCCATCGCGGACAACACGTGGCCGGGCACCCTCACCCACCACTTCGACTTCGGCGACGGGACGGCTCCGGTCGTCACCAAGACGGCCACCGCCGAGCACGTCTACCAGGCGCCGTGCGCGTGCACGGTCAAGGTGACGGCGGTCGACTCCGCCGGGCGGAAGGTCTACGACCAGCAGCCGACCAAGGTCACCGCGGCCGGTCCGCTGACCACGGCCCTCACCGGCCGGGCGGTCTTCCCCACCGCGGACGCCCCCAGGGAGTTCGTCCCGCCGCTGTCCGTCGAGGTCGATCCGCGGACCACCGCCGCACCGTGGCCGGTCCAGCGGATGGACCTGGACTTCGGTGACGGCACGAAGGACGTCCGGGACGCACTGGACCCGGTCCGGCACGCCTACAAGCAGCCCGGCACGTACGAGGTGACGGTCACGCTCCAGGACGTCAAGGGCGCCACCTCCACCGCCGAGCGGACCGTGCAGGTCGCCTACGCCCCGGCCGGCTACGTCGCCCTCGACCCGTTCCGCGCACTGGACACCCGCACCACCAACACCCCCGTCCAGGGTGGCACCGCAACCCCGATCACCCTGCCGGTCGTCTACACCGGCTCCGGCCCGAGCCACACGGCCGGCGCGTCCGCGGCGATCTTGAACGTGACGGTCACCGGGGCCACCGAGGACACCCACCTCAGCGTCTGGGCCGCGGGTCAGCCCCGCCCGGTCACCTCGAACGTCAACGTCAAGGCGGGCGGCACCTCCTCCAACACCGTCACCGTCCCCATCGGCGCGGACGGCAAGGTCTCCGCGCAGCTCAACTCCGGAACGGCCGCGCTCATCGTGGACTTCGTCGGCTACTACCAGCCCAACGGCGGGCAGCGGTTCTCCCCGCTCTCCCCGACCCGCGTCGTCGACACCCGCACCGCGGGCGGCGCCCTGGGCGGCGGGCAGACCCGCACGGTGAAGGTCGCAGGGGTCAGCGGGATCCCCGCCGACGCCACGGCCGTCGCCCTCAACCTCACCGGCACCGGCGCGACCGAGAACGGCCACGTCATCGCCTACCCGGACCCGGCCAGGCGCCCGGCCACCTCCAACCTCAACCTCGAACCCGGCAAGGACAAGTCCAACCAGGCCATCGTCCCCGTCGGTCCGGACGGCACCATCACCCTCTACACCAACACCGGCTCCACCCACCTGGTCCTGGACGCGGTCGGCTACTACGCCAAGGACGCCGAGGCGCTGTTCACCCCCGTCGTCCCCCAGCGCCTCGCCGACACCCGCAGCACCGGGAAGCTGGCCCCCGGCGCCACCACCACCGTCGCCGGGCTCCCGGCGAACACGATCGGTGCGGCGCTGAACGTCACGGCCACCGACACCACCGGCCCCGGCTTCCTCACCGTCCACGGACACGGCAGCACCCGCCCCGAGGCCAGCAGTCTCAACACCCGGACCGGTGAGACCGTCCCCAACCACGTCACCAGCCCGGTCGGTGACGGCCGCATCAGCATCTGGAACAGCTACGGCGGCAGCAACCACGTGATCACCGACCTGTTCGGCTACTTCACCCGGGGCTGA
- a CDS encoding prenyltransferase gives MSSPGRTERLVLDGVLTAQEAAGTVAGILAAQRSDGAIPWFRGHHLDPWDHTEAAMALDAAGEHEAAERAYDWLARHQNADGSWFAAYADRPDGVDTAEPQDASRESNFVAYIAVGVWHHYLATGDDPFLDRMWPVVYAATEFVLGLQQPGGEIGWKREADGTPVTDALLTGSSSIHQALRCALAIAEHREEPQPDWELAAGSLGHAIRRHPERFLDKSRYSMDWYYPVLGGALTGAEAKARIEERWEEFVVPGLGVRCVLPNPWVTGGESCELALALWAMGESDRALDILRSITHMRADNGMYWTGYVFEDEAVWPVEQTTWTAGSLLLAVAALGGDEATGAVFGGLELPSGLEPDCCR, from the coding sequence GTGAGCTCCCCCGGGCGCACCGAACGCCTGGTCCTGGACGGGGTGCTGACCGCGCAGGAGGCCGCCGGCACGGTGGCCGGCATCCTCGCCGCGCAGCGCTCCGACGGGGCCATCCCGTGGTTCCGCGGGCACCACCTCGACCCGTGGGACCACACCGAGGCCGCGATGGCCCTGGACGCGGCGGGCGAGCACGAGGCGGCGGAGCGGGCCTACGACTGGCTGGCCCGGCACCAGAACGCCGACGGCTCCTGGTTCGCGGCGTACGCCGACCGGCCGGACGGGGTGGACACCGCCGAGCCGCAGGACGCGAGCCGGGAGTCCAACTTCGTCGCGTACATAGCCGTCGGCGTCTGGCACCACTACCTGGCCACCGGCGACGACCCGTTCCTGGACCGCATGTGGCCCGTCGTCTACGCGGCGACCGAGTTCGTCCTCGGCCTGCAGCAGCCGGGCGGCGAGATCGGCTGGAAGCGCGAGGCCGACGGCACGCCCGTCACGGACGCGCTGCTCACCGGCTCCTCCTCGATCCACCAGGCACTGCGGTGCGCGCTGGCGATCGCCGAGCACCGTGAGGAGCCGCAGCCGGACTGGGAGCTGGCGGCGGGCTCCCTCGGGCACGCGATCCGGCGGCACCCGGAGCGTTTCCTGGACAAGTCCCGCTACTCGATGGACTGGTACTACCCGGTGCTGGGCGGTGCGCTCACCGGCGCGGAGGCGAAGGCGCGGATCGAGGAGCGCTGGGAGGAGTTCGTCGTCCCGGGCCTCGGCGTGCGCTGCGTCCTGCCGAACCCGTGGGTGACGGGCGGGGAGTCCTGCGAGCTCGCGCTCGCCCTGTGGGCGATGGGCGAGTCGGACCGGGCGCTGGACATCCTGCGGTCCATCACGCACATGCGGGCGGACAACGGCATGTACTGGACGGGCTACGTCTTCGAGGACGAGGCGGTGTGGCCGGTCGAGCAGACGACCTGGACGGCCGGGTCGCTGCTGCTCGCCGTGGCCGCGCTGGGTGGGGACGAGGCCACCGGGGCGGTGTTCGGGGGGCTGGAGCTGCCGTCCGGACTGGAGCCGGACTGCTGCCGTTAG
- a CDS encoding class I SAM-dependent methyltransferase, which yields MLTVDFSRFPLAAGDRVLDLGCGAGRHAFECYRRGAQVVAVDRNGEEIREVAKWFAAMKEAGEAPAGATATAMEGDALALPFPDDSFDVVIISEVMEHIPDDKGVLAEMVRVLKPGGRIAITVPRYGPEKICWALSDAYHEVEGGHIRIYKADELLGKMAAAGLKTYGTHHAHGLHSPYWWLKCAFGVDNDKALPVKAYHKLLVWDIMKKPLATRLAEQALNPVIGKSFVAYATKPHLPVGAAK from the coding sequence GTGCTGACCGTCGATTTCTCCCGGTTCCCGCTCGCCGCAGGCGACCGCGTGCTCGATCTGGGCTGCGGCGCCGGCCGGCACGCCTTCGAGTGCTACCGGCGCGGCGCCCAGGTGGTCGCAGTCGACCGCAACGGCGAGGAGATCCGCGAGGTCGCCAAGTGGTTCGCGGCCATGAAGGAGGCCGGCGAAGCCCCGGCCGGCGCCACCGCCACCGCAATGGAGGGCGACGCGCTGGCCCTGCCCTTCCCCGACGACTCCTTCGACGTCGTCATCATCTCCGAGGTGATGGAGCACATCCCCGACGACAAGGGCGTGCTCGCGGAGATGGTCCGCGTCCTCAAGCCGGGCGGCCGCATCGCCATCACCGTGCCGCGCTACGGCCCGGAAAAGATCTGCTGGGCGCTGAGCGACGCCTACCACGAGGTCGAGGGCGGTCACATCCGCATCTACAAGGCCGACGAGCTGCTCGGGAAGATGGCGGCCGCCGGCCTCAAGACGTACGGCACCCACCACGCCCACGGGCTGCACTCCCCGTACTGGTGGCTCAAGTGCGCGTTCGGCGTCGACAACGACAAGGCGCTGCCGGTGAAGGCGTACCACAAGCTCCTGGTCTGGGACATCATGAAGAAGCCCCTCGCGACGCGGCTCGCGGAGCAGGCGCTCAACCCGGTCATCGGCAAGAGCTTCGTGGCGTACGCGACGAAGCCGCACCTTCCCGTCGGCGCGGCGAAGTGA